CTACCTTATCGGCTCGCACAACATCGCCACCGAGGTCAATAGCAAGATCGGAAAGTTTGCGATGGTAGACGTCAAGTTCGACTCTGATGCGCCCGGCGGAGCCTTGGTATTCCTCCGACAAAAGGAGTGGAGCGATTTTTCCCGCAGCTGGGATGTGGTGTACAATCAACGCCTCTTCCTGCCCGACGTTTCCTCTGGACGTTTCGTCAGCGGAGAGAGCTTTACGTTCGTCGGACGCATCACCGGCACGTACAAGTACACAACGGTGCTCGGGGGAAGCGCCACCGTTCCCTCGGTGCGAGCCGAATACATTTTTTAGGGAACGAAGCTCGAACGCCTCAGAACAGCAAGGCTCCAGGTGAATCGTTCACCTGGAGCCTTGCTGATATAGGATGAGAAATCGGGCCGGCTACGAGCTAACCAACGAATCGCAAGCGCTAGCCGCCTTGTCGAAGGCCTGCTGGAGGTCGGCGACCAGGTCCTGGGCGTCCTCGATGCCCACCGAGAGGCGCAGGAGGCCGTCCACCACGCCGCGAGCCTCGCGGATCTCCTTGGGGATGGCCCCGTGGGTCATGGTGGGCGGGTGGGTCAGCAGGCTCTCAACGCCGCCCAGGCTCTCGGCCAAGCTGAAGAGCTTGGTGCTCTTGGCGACGACGCGAGCCACGTCCAGACCGCCCTTGACCACGAAGGACACCATGCCGCCGAAGTCACGCATCTGGCGCTTGGCCAATTCGTGCTGGGGGTGCGATTCGAGGCCGGGGTAGTAGACCTTCTCGACCAGCGGGTGCTGTTCGAGCCACGCCGCGACCACCTTGGCGTTGGCGCAGTGCTCGCGCATGCGAAGGGCCAGGGTCTTGACCCCGCGCAGGGTCAGGAAGGCGTCGTTGGGGCCAGGGACCGCGCCGATCGAGTTCTGGACGAACTTGACCTGCTGGTAGAGGTCCTCGCGGTTGGTCATGAACGCGCCGCCCACGACGTCCGAGTGACCGCCCAGGTACTTGGTGGTCGAGTGGACGACGATGTCCGCGCCCATGGTGAGCGGGTTCTGGAGGTAGGGGCTCGCGAAGGTGTTGTCGATGGCCAAGAGCACCCCGTGCTCCTTGGCGATCGCAGCCAGGCCCTCGATGTCGATGAGGCGCAGCAAGGGGTTGGTCGGGGTCTCCGACCAGATCAGCTTGGTGTTGGGCTGGATCGCCGCGCGGACCTTGTCCAGGTCCTGGGCGTCCACCCAGCTGAAGCTGAGACCGTAGCGGGTGAGGACCTTCTCGAAGAGGCGGTAGGTGCCGCCGTAGACGTCATCCGAGACGACCACGTGGTCACCGGCCGACAGCAGCTTCAGGGTCGCGTCGGTGGCCGCGACCCCCGACGAGAAGGCGAGGCCGAACTGGGCCTCCTCGAGGGAGGCGAGGCAGTCCTCGAGGGCCTTGCGGGTGGGGTTCGCCGTGCGCGAGTAGTCGAAGCCCTTGTGGACCCCTGCGTCCTCCTGGGTGTAGGTGGAGGTCTGGTAGATGGGCACGATGGTCGCGCCGGTGGTGGGGTCGGCCCCCTGGCCCACGTGGATGGCCTTGGTCTGGAACTTCATTTAGACGGTCACTCCCACTTGCTGCGAGCTCGCGAAGAACTCGATGAGGTCGATCTTGGTCAGGACGCCGTGCGGCCGGCCAGCCTTGGAGACCACCACCGCGCCGTCGCCGCGCAGCAGGGCCTCGTAGACCTTGCTGACGGGCTCGGACTCGTCCACCACGGCGTAGGGACGGCCCATGACCTCGGCGACGGTCTTGCTCGCGCCGGTGCCCTCGACGATGGCCTTGAGCAGGGTGCTCTCCTGCACCGAGCCGACGACCTGGTCGCCGTCCATGACGGGCAGCTGCGAGATGCCGTGCTCGCGGAGCT
This genomic window from bacterium contains:
- a CDS encoding cystathionine gamma-synthase, which encodes MKFQTKAIHVGQGADPTTGATIVPIYQTSTYTQEDAGVHKGFDYSRTANPTRKALEDCLASLEEAQFGLAFSSGVAATDATLKLLSAGDHVVVSDDVYGGTYRLFEKVLTRYGLSFSWVDAQDLDKVRAAIQPNTKLIWSETPTNPLLRLIDIEGLAAIAKEHGVLLAIDNTFASPYLQNPLTMGADIVVHSTTKYLGGHSDVVGGAFMTNREDLYQQVKFVQNSIGAVPGPNDAFLTLRGVKTLALRMREHCANAKVVAAWLEQHPLVEKVYYPGLESHPQHELAKRQMRDFGGMVSFVVKGGLDVARVVAKSTKLFSLAESLGGVESLLTHPPTMTHGAIPKEIREARGVVDGLLRLSVGIEDAQDLVADLQQAFDKAASACDSLVSS